The Filimonas lacunae genomic sequence TAGTGGGTTATGGTTTAGATTATGATGGCCTGGGAAGAAATATCAGGGAAATTTATCAATTGTATTCGGATTAAGCACTAGATTTAAGAGATAAATCCAATCTAACCCAGCTAAAACCAACCGACTTGCGAAAATTGTTGCTTGTTATATCATTGCTATTTTGCCTGGCAATAGCCGGAAAAGCGCAGTATTACCTGCGTGGCGAAATTCGTGATGAAAAAGGAAACGAGATTTCCAATGTGAAAACATTTCTCTTTTCGCGGGGTTATATTGGCTTTCTCTCCTCCAGCTTTGGCATTCCCAGCCGTTTATCTATAGATACTATTACTTTAATTGCCGAAGGATACGAAACCTTAAAATCTCCGGTACAAACCAATAAGTTTCAGAAACTGGTAATGAAAATGCAGCAGGCTACGGCCCGGCTTACTCAGCAGCATTTATCATCCGTTACCAAAAATCTGAAAACCAACCGGCAAACCATATTTCCCCAGGAAGGAGAAAGCTATACAAATCTGGTAGAAAACAATTTTGTAAGCACCCTACAAGCGCCGGAAACCGGTTTTGCCCTGCATGTAGATCGTGCAGCCTATAGCAATATCAGGCGCTTTTTAACCAACGACAACCCGGCTCCACCCGATGCCGTGCGCATTGAAGAAATGCTCAACTACTTCAACTTTACCCTGCCCGCAGTGGATGAAGATGACGAAGAAGCGCCTGCCCGGGGCTTTACCTGTGCTACACAGTTAACCACAACGCCCTGGAATAAAGAAAACCAGCTGTTGTTTGTGAACCTGAAAGCTCCTAAGTTAAACCTGGCCGGACTTCCGCCCAGCAACCTGGTGTTTTTGATTGACGTGTCCGGCTCTATGGACAAGCCTAACCGCCTGCCATTAATACAGTCGGCCTTTAAATTACTGGTAGAAAACCTGCGCGCTATAGACACTGTAAGCATTGTGGTATATGGTGGTGATATTGGCGTGAAGCTGGCCCCTACCTCCGGTGCCGATAAACAAAAGATCAACGATGCAATAGATTTGCTGGTGCCTAATGGCGATACGCCAGGCGCCGGTGCCATTAAACTGGCTTATACAAAGGCCGAACAATCGTTCAACAGCAAAGGCAATAACCGGGTGATTATGGCTACAGATGGCGATTTCAATGTGGGGGAAACCTCAGAAAAAGCCCTGGAAGATTTAATTACCAAAGAAAAGATGTCTGGCATTTACCTTACCTGTTTGGGTGTAGGAATGGGCAATTATAAAGATAGCAAGCTGGAAATGCTGGCTAAAAGAGGGAATGGCAATTTTGCTTATCTCGATAATATCAATGAAGCAGAAAAAGTATTGATTACCGAGTTTACCAAAACCCTGTATGCAGTAGCCAGTGACGCTTTTGTCAACATCACCTTTAACCCCAAAATGGTGAAGGAATACCGCCTGATTGGTTTTGATAATAAGCTGGATGCCCTTTCTGATAGCACCAGCGAGCTGGAAGGCGGCGAAGTAGGCTCAGGGCATTCTATGGTAGCTGTGTTTGAAATAGTGCCCCAGATCAGCAATAAAACGCTCACCAACAACGACACACTGATAGCAGGCAGATATGGCAGCATTAAGCTGCACTACAAACTACCCTCCGAGAAAAAGGAGAAGATTGTACAGCAGTTTACTATTCCCATCAACTATGTGCCTATTGAGCAGGCAGATGAAACCATCCGCTTTGCCACATCCGTGGCCATGTTTGGTGAGCTGTTAAAACAAAGCCGTTTTGTAAAAGATTATACCTGGGATAACGCGAAACTATTGGCACAACAGGCTGGCAAAAAGAAACTATCCCCATTACAGACAGAATATTTAGGACTGCTGGATAAGGCCAAAAAGATATATGCTCCTGCCAAAAAGAAGAAGAAGAATGGCAGTGAGGAAGATTAAAAAAAGGCCTTAGCGGTTAGCTAAAGGCCTCTTTTATTTTATCAAAGAAACTTTTTTCGTTCTTACCTGGTTGCGGTTGAAAGTTCGGGCTCTTGCCTAATTTTTCCAGCATTTCCTTTTCTTCAGCGCTCACTTGTTGTGGCGTCCACACATTTACATGAATTAACTGGTCACCTCTCTGGTAGCCCTGAATTTCGGGGAAGCCTTTGCCTTTCAAACGGAATATCTTGCCGCTTTGTGTGCCTGCCGGTATTTTTATTTTAGCCCTGCCATCAATTGTAGGCACTTCTACCTGTGTACCAAATACCGCATCGGTAAAGCTTAAATAGAGTTCGAAAGCCACATTCAGGCCATCACGCTGTAATTCCTTATGTGCTTCTTCTTCTACTAATATGATTAAATCGCCCGGAGCACCACCTCTTTCACCGGCATTACCTTTACCACTCATGCTCAGTTGAATTCCTTCCTGAACACCAGCTGGAATATCAATACTTACGGTTTCTTCGCCATACGCACGGCCTTCGCCTTTACAGGTACCACATTTAGCAGTGATGGTAACGCCTTCTCCATTACAGGTAGGGCAAGTGGTTACTGTTTGCATCTGCCCCAGAAAAGTGTTGGTAACACGTTTTACCTGGCCGCTGCCGTTACAACCTGTACAGGTTTGTACGCTGTTTTTATCTTTAGCTCCGCTGCCGCTACAGGTAGCACAGGGAACATATTTTTTAACCTTGATGTTTTTAGTAACACCGTTGGCCATTTCCTCGTAAGTAAGTTTGATTTTTACCCGCAGGTTGCTACCTCTTACACCACGTGGACGACCGCCACCATTACCACGGCCACGTCCGCCACCACCACCTCCGAAGAAGCTGCCAAACATGTCATCGCCAAAAATATCTCCAAACTGGCTGAAGATATCGTTCATGTTCATGCCTGCTCCACCGAAACCAGCATTCGCGCCCGGGCCAAAGGCCTGATGGCCGTAACGATCATACTTAGCGCGCTTATCGGCGTCACTCAATATTTCGTACGCCTCTGCTGCTTCTTTGAATTTCTCTTCTGCAGCTTTGTCGTTAGGGTTTCTGTCGGGGTGAAACTGCATGGCAACCTTACGATATGCCTTTTTTATTTCATCCGCAGTGGCAGTTTTGCTAACACCAAGTATCTCGTAAAAATCTCTTTTCATACTATTTTATTTACCCACTACCACTTTAGCGAAACGGATAATTTTGTCGTTCAGGTAGTAACCTTTCTGAACTTCATCAATCACTTTGCCTTTAAGGGATTCATCAGGCACCGGCACTTCAGTAATGGCTTCGTGCATTTCTACATCAAAGTCAGTACGGATGCTTTCCATAGCTTTTAAGCCTTTGCCCTGTAAGGTTGTTTTTAATTTATTGAAAACCAGCTGTATACCTTCTTTAATCTGCTTTACATCCTCTGTTTTCTGCATTTGTTTTTCGGCGCGGTCGCAATCGTCCAGCACGTCTAACATAGCCACAATCACCTCTTTTCCGGCAGTTTGCATTAATTCCAGCCTTTCTTTAGAAGTTCTGCGTTTGAAATTTTCAAACTCAGCCATCAGACGCAAATATTTATCTTTTTGCTCGGCCAGTTCTTCTTTTAATTTTTCGGTTTCATTAGCTGACACCGGTTCATTCAAATGTGTAGAGCCAGCTGCATTTTCGTCAGCATTTAAACCCGTTTCTGCATTTTCAACAGTATCCTGCGTGTTTTCCAATGTATCTTTCTCTGCCATAACGTAAAAAATATATGTATCTCTAAAAGGTCAAAATTTTTGCCAAGCCAAAATAAGTGGAAAAATTGGCAGGCCGCCTGCACATTAGATTTTTATCTTTGCGCGATGACAAAAGTGATTCTGAAGAAGAAAATAGCCCAGCGCATTGCCAATGGCCATCCCTGGATTTTTGCCAACGAGGTAGACCGTGTAGAAGGCGGTGCTCCAGAACCTGGCGCCATAGTAGACGTTTATTACCACGATAATAAATTTTGCGGCAGAGGATACAGCAACCCAAAATCTCAGATTCTGGTGCGCCTGCTTACACGCAAAAAAGAAGATATTAACGAGCAGTTCTTTTATAACCGCATATTACAGGCCTGGCAATACCGCCAGCGCACCGGTTACACCGAAAACTGCCGCCTGGTGTTTGGCGAAGCCGATGATATGCCAGCGTTGATCATTGATAAGTTTAACGACTACTTTGTTATTCAAACGCTTGCATTAGGTATTGACAACTGGAAGCCTGCTATCATGAATGCCCTGGAAAAAATATTCAAGCCTAAAGGCATTTATGAGCGTAACGATGTACCTGTGCGTGAGCTGGAAGGTTTGCCACAGCAAAAAGGCTTTTTAAGTGCACCTTTTTCGCCGGAAATTGTCATTAACGAAAATGGCCTGAAGTTTCACGTAGATATTGAGAACGGGCAAAAAACCGGCTACTTCCTCGATCAGCAGGATAATCGCCGTGCCATTCAGCATATTGTAAAAGGAGCAGATGTACTGGGTGCTTTTACCTACACCGGTACTTTTGAAATTCATGCAGCGCATTATGGCGCTAAAAGCGTACTGGGACTGGACATTAGCGAAAACGCTGTAAACCAGGCCAACCGTAACGCCAGGCTGAATAACCTGGACCATATTTGCCACTTTGAAGCAGTAAATGCTTTTGACGTGCTAAAGCAGTGGACCAAAGACGGTCGCCAATATGACGTAGTAATGCTGGATCCGCCAGCTTTTACCAAAAGCCGGGAAAACATTCAAAAAGCCATTACCGGATATAAAGAAATTAACCTGCGCGGTATGAAGCTGGTAAAGAATGGTGGCTTTTTAGTAACCAGTAGTTGTACCAACCTGGTGCAGCCCGAACTGTTTTTACAAACTATTGATATGGCTGCCAAAGATGCCCGTAAGCGCATACGCCAGGTAACCTTCCAGGCGCAAGCCAGCGATCACCCGATTATCTGGGGCATGGATAACACTAACTACCTGAAATTTCTGATTGTGGAAGTGTGTGACAGATAATAAATAATAGAAACGGGAAAGTTATTGTTCAACCTGGAATTTACCGGTTTCAATAATTTTCCCGGTTTTATCTCTCAGTTGAAACACATAAATACCTCTGTAATAGCCTGTTAATGGCAATATCAGTTTGCGGTTAGTCACCTGCAACTCAGTCATTTTCTTACCTACAAAGCTGTAGATATATAAAGTGTAGTCCTTATCTATTTGCTGAGGGAATTCAAAATTAATGTAGGAAATAGCCGGGTTAGGATAGCATTTTACCACACTTACGTTAGTGGGAGTATCCCATATATCTATATTCTGTAAATCGTCCGGCTCAAATGCACACAACATCATTACAAGCAAACCAAGGCCCAAAACCAGTTT encodes the following:
- a CDS encoding vWA domain-containing protein, yielding MRKLLLVISLLFCLAIAGKAQYYLRGEIRDEKGNEISNVKTFLFSRGYIGFLSSSFGIPSRLSIDTITLIAEGYETLKSPVQTNKFQKLVMKMQQATARLTQQHLSSVTKNLKTNRQTIFPQEGESYTNLVENNFVSTLQAPETGFALHVDRAAYSNIRRFLTNDNPAPPDAVRIEEMLNYFNFTLPAVDEDDEEAPARGFTCATQLTTTPWNKENQLLFVNLKAPKLNLAGLPPSNLVFLIDVSGSMDKPNRLPLIQSAFKLLVENLRAIDTVSIVVYGGDIGVKLAPTSGADKQKINDAIDLLVPNGDTPGAGAIKLAYTKAEQSFNSKGNNRVIMATDGDFNVGETSEKALEDLITKEKMSGIYLTCLGVGMGNYKDSKLEMLAKRGNGNFAYLDNINEAEKVLITEFTKTLYAVASDAFVNITFNPKMVKEYRLIGFDNKLDALSDSTSELEGGEVGSGHSMVAVFEIVPQISNKTLTNNDTLIAGRYGSIKLHYKLPSEKKEKIVQQFTIPINYVPIEQADETIRFATSVAMFGELLKQSRFVKDYTWDNAKLLAQQAGKKKLSPLQTEYLGLLDKAKKIYAPAKKKKKNGSEED
- a CDS encoding T9SS type A sorting domain-containing protein; translated protein: MKKLVHNCFLQALRCNKLVLGLGLLVMMLCAFEPDDLQNIDIWDTPTNVSVVKCYPNPAISYINFEFPQQIDKDYTLYIYSFVGKKMTELQVTNRKLILPLTGYYRGIYVFQLRDKTGKIIETGKFQVEQ
- the dnaJ gene encoding molecular chaperone DnaJ, with the protein product MKRDFYEILGVSKTATADEIKKAYRKVAMQFHPDRNPNDKAAEEKFKEAAEAYEILSDADKRAKYDRYGHQAFGPGANAGFGGAGMNMNDIFSQFGDIFGDDMFGSFFGGGGGGRGRGNGGGRPRGVRGSNLRVKIKLTYEEMANGVTKNIKVKKYVPCATCSGSGAKDKNSVQTCTGCNGSGQVKRVTNTFLGQMQTVTTCPTCNGEGVTITAKCGTCKGEGRAYGEETVSIDIPAGVQEGIQLSMSGKGNAGERGGAPGDLIILVEEEAHKELQRDGLNVAFELYLSFTDAVFGTQVEVPTIDGRAKIKIPAGTQSGKIFRLKGKGFPEIQGYQRGDQLIHVNVWTPQQVSAEEKEMLEKLGKSPNFQPQPGKNEKSFFDKIKEAFS
- a CDS encoding class I SAM-dependent rRNA methyltransferase translates to MTKVILKKKIAQRIANGHPWIFANEVDRVEGGAPEPGAIVDVYYHDNKFCGRGYSNPKSQILVRLLTRKKEDINEQFFYNRILQAWQYRQRTGYTENCRLVFGEADDMPALIIDKFNDYFVIQTLALGIDNWKPAIMNALEKIFKPKGIYERNDVPVRELEGLPQQKGFLSAPFSPEIVINENGLKFHVDIENGQKTGYFLDQQDNRRAIQHIVKGADVLGAFTYTGTFEIHAAHYGAKSVLGLDISENAVNQANRNARLNNLDHICHFEAVNAFDVLKQWTKDGRQYDVVMLDPPAFTKSRENIQKAITGYKEINLRGMKLVKNGGFLVTSSCTNLVQPELFLQTIDMAAKDARKRIRQVTFQAQASDHPIIWGMDNTNYLKFLIVEVCDR
- a CDS encoding nucleotide exchange factor GrpE; protein product: MAEKDTLENTQDTVENAETGLNADENAAGSTHLNEPVSANETEKLKEELAEQKDKYLRLMAEFENFKRRTSKERLELMQTAGKEVIVAMLDVLDDCDRAEKQMQKTEDVKQIKEGIQLVFNKLKTTLQGKGLKAMESIRTDFDVEMHEAITEVPVPDESLKGKVIDEVQKGYYLNDKIIRFAKVVVGK